The Pseudanabaena sp. PCC 6802 genomic interval GCTGTTTTGCGCTGGGTGAAAACCGGGAAAGTGCAAAATGGACGAGTAGAGATCGTGGCAGGATTGACGGCAGGCGATCGCATTATTACCAATAACATCGCTCATATGGCCGACGGACAGCCTATCACTTTTAGCAATTAATCCACACGACCCATGACTTTTACTATCTAGAGTTGCTCGCAAGTTTTTATTCTATAAGGAGATTGAGAAATGAGCGCGATCGAAGTTGAAATATTAGGAACAGGTTGTAAGAAGTGCCAACAATTGGCAGCAAATGCTAAAGAGGCGATTGCTAAACTCGGCATTGACGCTGAAGTAATACACATTACAGATGTAGTTGAAATCACTAAGCGGGGAGTCATGTCTACTCCAGCATTTGCAGTGAATAAGACCGTAATTAGCCAGGGGCAGATCGTTTCTCCCGATCGAATTCAGCAGCGCCTTCAGGAACTCATATCCTAACCTAGTTAAGGAGTCAACTGATGTTCGATCCGTTTTATCCATTTGACTGGCTTGCAACTCAACTGGTAGTGCAGTTATTTCGCTTGCCGATCGATTCTCATTTAGGGTCTAGTCTCCATTTCTTTTTCTATGACGTTCCTAAAGTGTTGACTCTGCTGATTGTCATCAGTTTTACCATTGGCACGATCGAAGGACTGCTACCACCGGAAAAGGTGAAAAATTGGCTCAGTGGGAAGCGCACAATTCTGGGAAATATCATGGCAGCAACAGTAGGGATTGTCACACCCTTTTGCTCCTGTTCGGCGGTGCCGCTATTCATTGGATTGCTGGAAGGGGGCGTTCCGGTTGGTGTGACCTTCTCCTATCTAATTTCGGCTCCCATGACGAATGAAATTGCGATCGCCCTACTATGGGGATTGTTTGGCTTAAAAGTTACGCTCATCTACATTAGCTTTGGGGTGACTTTAGCCATCTTCTCTGGTTACATCATCGGACAATTAAAACTCGAGCATTGGGTTGAACCCTTTGTCTGGGAGATGCAAAAGGTGCGATCGCTAGAAAATGTGAATGGCAATAGTCCATTGCCAACCCAAATCAATTGGAAACATGAATTTCAGCAAGGCTGGTACGCAGCTAGGGAAATTTTGCAAACAGTCTGGCTCTACGTTGTAATTGGGATTGGAGTCGGAGCTGTGATTCATGGACTTATTCCTACTGAGTTAGTCGTTCAATGGGCGGGGCGGGGCAACCCCTTCGCAGTCCCGATTGCTGTCCTCATTGGTGCTCCTCTTTATGCCAATATTGCGGGCGTTCTCCCGATTACCGAAGCGCTGGTCAATAAAGGGATGCCCCTGGGGACGGTTCTGGCTTTCACCATGTCAGTCACAGCCATCTCATTCCCAGAAATGGTAATTTTGCGAAAAGTCCTATGTCCTCAGTTTCTCATTGTGTTTGCCAGTCTGGTTATTATTGGCATTATCACCATCGGATATCTGTTTAATGCTGTGATTTAAGGATAAACTAAATCATGAATAGCGAACCAAAGGGTCATCAACATGCCTCTCTGCAACATCATAAGCTAGGCTTCGTCGGTAACTTAGCCAAAAAATTTATCGACTCCAAACTGACCCCACTAATTATCCTAATGGCATTACTGTTAGGAATTGGCGCAACTTTGATTCTACCACGGGAAGAGGAACCGCAAATTACCGTACCGATGGCAGATGTGTTCGTGCAAATGCCTGGAGCATCGGCAAAGGATGTCGAGCAGCGCGTCACCGCGCCGATGGAAAAGTTAATCAAGGAACTGCCTGGCGTGGAATACGTCTACTCTACTTCGCGCCCTGGATCTTCTCTAGTAATCGTGCGATTTCTTGTGGGACAGAATACAGAAGATTCTATCGTTCGGCTTTACAACAAACTCTACGCTAACTTTGACAAGATTCCCCCTGGCGCTTCGCAACCGTTGATTAAGTCCCGCTCGATCGATGACGTACCTGTTCTCACTCTGACGTTGTGGGGAGAGCAGGCTACTGGCGCAGAATTGCGACAAATTGCGACTCAACTGGACGAACAAATCAAGCAGATACCTGATGTTTCCGAAACTACGATTATTGGAGGGCAGAAGCGACAACTCCGAGTCGACCTCGATCCAATTCGACTAAATGCGTTTGGATTGACACCGCTCGAAATCTCGAAGGCACTTCAGTCTCAGAATACCGAACTTGCTAGCGGTGCTTTAAGTAAAAATAATCAATCGTTTCTGGTCAGAACCCAAAGTTTTATCCGATCGGCAGTCGATGCCGAAGGACTGACGATCGCCGTTGCCAACAATCGGCCCGTCTATTTGCGGGATGTAGCAACGGTTACGGATGGCTTGGAAGAACCAGCTAGCTACGTATTTTTTGGGCGAGGAAGTACGCGATCGGAAGAACATAAAAACAAAAAGGAGCAAGCTACTGAAAATACTGGCGAAACTGAAGCTGTGACGATCGCGATCGCTAAACGCGGTGGAGCCAATGCCATTCAAGTATCTCATCGGGTTTTGCACAAACTGGAGCAGATCGAGCGTAATTACATCCCTAAGAACGTACATTTGACCGTTACTCGCGACTACGGCGAAACAGCCGCCGAACGTTCTAACGAACTGCTGTTTCACATGGCCATCGCGATAGGTTCCGTCACTTTGCTGATGTGGGTTGCGATGGGCAAGAAAGAGGCAATTGTCGTTGCAGTATCAATTCCCGTGACATTGTCGCTAACCCTGGCCAGCTTTGTTTTTTATGGATTTACGCTCAATCGGGTGACGTTCTTTGCTTTAATCTTCTCGATTGGGATTCTGGTAGACGATGCGATCGTGGTCGTCGAAAATGTCGGTCGTCATCTGGAACTACCAGCAAATAAAACGCGCTTGAAACTATCTGCCAATCGCCGTCGCACCCTGAAACAGATCGTACTGGAATCTGTGGATGAGGTTGGGAATCCCACAATTTTAGCAACTGCGACAGTAATTGCGGCAATCTTGCCCATGGCTTTTGTGGGTGGCTTGATGGGACCCTATATGCGCCCAATTCCGTTGGGAGCTTCTGCTGCCATGATCTTTTCGGCACTGGTCGCCTTCATTGTCGTTCCCTGGACGACGATGCGGGTATTCACTGGCTCCAGTCATGCCGATCGCGATCGCGCAGAAGATGTCCTGAGTCGAATGTATCGGCGCTTTATGTATCCTCTGGTGCATTACCCGAAGCGGGGAACGACTTTTTTGATCGCAACGGCACTAGCTCTAGTGTTGATTGTAGGCGGTTTGGCGGGATTTCGTTTAGTCATTCTCAAAATGCTACCCTTTGACAATAAGAGCGAGTTACAGGTAGTGATCGATATGCCTGAAGGTTCGACGCTCGAGCAAACTGCTAAAGTAACCAGAGAAATGGGTCAGTATCTTGTCACTATCCCTGAAGTAGTCCACTATCAAAGTTATGTCGGTACGGCTTCGCCCTATAACTTCAACGGCTTGGTGAGGCATTACTTTTTACGCTCGGGATCGAATGTTGCGGATATTCAGGTGAACTTTTTGCCTAAAGGCGATCGTCACCTGCAGAGCCACGATATTGCCAAAACCATGCGCCCTAAATTGAAGGAAATTGCCGATCGCTATGGTGCGCGCCTTCAGGTCGCTGAAATTCCACCTGGCCCTCCCGTGCTGCAAACCCTGGTGACCGAAGTGTACGGCCCCGACTACAAAGAACAAATCGCCCTCGCCAAGCAAATTTATCAGTTGTACCGCTCGACCGATGGTGTAGTTGATGCGAACTGGTATGTAGAAGCGCCACAGACCGACTATCGATTGGCGATCGATCGCGAGAAAGCCGCGCTGAACGGCATTACTGCCGCCCAAATTTCAGAAGTCTTGCAAATGTCGCTTTCCGGTCAAAATGTCGGACTGTTACACGACGAAAATGCCCGCGAGGATGTGGCGATTCACTTGCGCTTCAGCCAGTCGAGTCGCACCAGTCTCGACGATCTGAAATCTCTTAATCTCAAGGGAGCGAGTGGGAATTTAGTGCCGCTGAGCGCGCTGGTAAAGACGGAAACTACCACGGCAGATACCAGTATTTATCACAAAAACTTGCAACCTGTCGTGTATATTTTGGGCGACGTTTCCGGCAGGGTAGAGAGTGCGGTCTATGCCATGCTCGACCTGCAACCAAAGATCGACAAGCTAATTCCTGCGACAGGGGCAAAAATCCAGACCTACCTCACCGAACAACCCCAAAACACCGAAACCTATGCGATTAAATGGGATGGGGAATGGCAAGTCACCTATGAAGTCTTCCGCGATCTTGGCATTGCCTTTGCAGTGGTAATGGTGCTGATTTACGCGCTGGTTGTGGGCTGGTTCCAATCGTTTACAACCCCATTGGCAATCATGGTAGCGATTCCCTTCTCGCTGGTTGGAATTATGCCCGCTCACTGGCTGATGGGATCGTTCTTCACGGCAACCTCGATGATTGGCTTTATTGCTGGCGCTGGAATTGTCGTGCGTAATTCGATCATCCTCGTAGATTTTATCGAATTACGCCTGCAAGAAGGAATGCCCCTGGAAGAAGCCGTAATCGATGCTGGAGCAGTACGATTCCGTCCCATGTTACTAACTGCCGCCGCTGTAATTGTGGGATCGGCAATTATCCTAACTGACCCAATTTTCCAGGGATTAGCAATCTCACTGATGGCAGGTGAAGTTGCATCGTTGCTGCTATCGCGATCTGCGGTTCCGATTCTTTACTATAAACTATGGCATCATCGAAAATCGAACTATAAGAATTTCGAGCGCGATGAGGGTAGCGAGACGATCGCTCGCCTCGCGCCATCATCCGATCGCCCGATCGGTTCATCATCTCAATACCCGTTAGAGTAATCATGCAACCCATCCATATCTCCTACTTCTCTGATGTTCTCTGTATTTGGGCATACATTTCTCAGATTCGTCTTGATGAATTGGTGACAAATTTTCAAGACAAGATTGCCATCGACTATCACTTCGTTTCGATCTTTGGCAACGCCCGCGAAAAGTTAGAAAATCGCTGGCGCGATCGCGGTGGTTTACAAGGGTATAGCGAACACGTTCGGGAGGTGGCAAAAAAATTCGACCATATTACCGTTCACCCTGATATTTGGACTAACGTTGCGCCGCCTTCATCAATGTCCTGTCACCTGTTTCTTCATGCCGTTCAGTTACTCGAAATGAAGGGGATAGTCGAACCATCAGAAAAGATGTTCGAAAAGGCAACCTGGGCGTTTCGGGAGGCATTTTTTACCAAACTGGCAAACGTCTGCGATCGCGAGGTGCAGTATAAAATCGCTCAGGAGCTAGAGTTGCCGATCGCCGCCATCCAGGCTCAGATCGATAGCGGCGAGGCCCATGCGCTGCTATCTAAGGACTTTGAGCAGGCTAAAGAGCATACCGTTACCGTCAGTCCCACCCTGATTTTTAATGAAGGGCGACAACGGCTCAATGGGAATGTGGGTTACCGCGCGATCGAAGCCAATATTCGGGAGTTGCTGCACAATCCACCTGATGAAGCATCCTGGTGCTAACTATGCATCAACTCATTGTCTGCTATAGCACTTTTCAATTGAGAACGGGTTTTATTGATGGGGTGAAGGGGTTCCACCCCTTCTTGGGGGCAACGCCCCCAAACCCCCTACTCTTTCCGATCTGAAAACTGCTATAGCGCTTTTATCGCCGCAGACAGATCTGTTAGGACAGGGGGTGTGGGGGGCTGTTACCCGACACGCAGGGGGGGCACCCCGTCCTGAGCCAGTGGCTATAGCTATAAGTGGCATTTGGGACTAAAATCCAGTAATATTTATGCATTATGTAACTATGCTGAATTATGCAATTTCAAACGCCAGCGCAAGAAGCTTGCTACGATAAGATTGCCCTGTGGATGCGGGAAATCTTTGGTAAATTTCCCTGTGCCAGACAAGATGTACCAGGATTAGGTCTGTTTATGGGATCTGCCCTGGTGGAAGTACTGATTTTTCCCTGGGGTGAGGACGATGCCACGATCAATGCTCGTTCCTATGTAGTTACAGATATCGAGCGGAAGCCAGATTTGATGCGGTTCTTGTTAGAGGAAAATGCCAGGATGATCTTTGGCGCGTTTGGACTTGATGTCAACGGCGATATCATTTTCGAGCATTCAATTGTTGGCTCCACCTGCGATAAGAAAGAGTTAGAATCCTCAGTACGCGCCGTGCTAGAAATTGCTGACGAATATGATGATAAAATTGTAGCCCAATGGGGCGGGCAGCGGGCGCTAGATCGGATCAGGTAAAAATTGAACCACCTTGAAGGCGTTGATAGTGACGGTCGAATTCGGCCTTGAGTTGTGGGAAAGAATCCAACGTTGGGTCTTTTTTGATTATTCTCTCAGCAGCTTCTCTGGCAATTTGATAAATCTCTTGACGCGCAGCTTCATCGGACAGGCGATCGTCGATCGAGAAGCCAGAATGTCCCGATTGCTCCGTACCCTCATCTTTACCTTTGCCGCGCATCTGAAAATCGCGCTCCGCGATGAAAAAACCATCTTGGGATTGTTCTAAAACTCGCAAGCGTTCCTGCGCAGCTTCGGTCTTGGAACCGCTCATCAGCAAGCAATAGGATTGGGCAGCACCGCGCCCTACACGACCGCGTAGTTGGTGCAACTGGGCTAAACCGAATCGCTCGGCATGTTCGATCGCCATGACCGAGGCATTAGGAATATCAACTCCCACTTCTACTACGGTGGTAGCAACCAGAATTTGAGTTTTGCGATCGCGAAATTGCGTAATCGCCTCGTCTTTTTCTGCCGAAGTCATCTTGCCGTGCAATAAGCCCACCTGGAAGTTCGGAAAGACAATGCTCTGAAGATGCTCTCGCTCTTCAACGGCGGCTTTGACATCTTCCATTTTCTCTGATTCTTCTACCAGCGGTAACACCACATAAACCTGATGCCCCTTAGCGATTTCGCGACGCATTAGTTCGTAGGCATCGCGGCGCTGGCTGGGTCTGAGGATAGTTGTCTGGACGGGCTGACGACCAGGGGGGAGTTCGTCAATGATGCTGACATCGATTTCAGAGTTGGTGAGATAGAGCGTGCGGGGAATGGGCGTAGCAGTCATAATCAGGACATGAGGATCGACTCCTTTTTGGAGCAAGCGCGATCGCTGATCGCGACCAAACCGATGCTGTTCGTCGATAACAACTAATCCTAATTGATTAAAATCTACACTATCTTGAATTAGAGCATGCGTGCCGATTACGAGCGGCAACTCCCCTGTTGCCAGTTGTCGGAGAATCTCCTTCCGCTTTGATGCCTTTGTAGATCCGGTAAGTAACTCTACAGGAAGGTTGAGCTGACTAAACCAATCGACAATTTTGCGATAGTGCTGTTCGGTTAGGACTTCTGTGGGAGCCATCAGCGCAGTCTGATAGCCTGCCTCGATCGCGCTCAAAAGCGCGTAAACCGCTACGATCGTTTTACCAGAACCGACATCACCCTGTACGAGGCGATTCATGGGGGTATCGCCTTGCAGGTCGCCGCGAATTTCCGCGATCGCCCGTTGCTGTGCCCCCGTGAGTTGAAAGGGCAGAATCTTGTCTAACTGCTCGATCAGTTGGCTTTGGGGGACAAAATGAATCGCTTGTTGCTGTTGTCGCCGATAGAGGGATACGAGGCGGCGATAGAAGTACTTATCGAATGAGAGGCGAGCGATCGCGGCATCTAATTTCTCGCTATCATCGGGATAATGTATCTGCGCTACGGCTGTGGATAAACCGATGAGATTATAGTCCTGTTGCAATTTCTCTGGGACTGGATCGGGAAGTTTATGGGCAACTGGGAGGCATTGGATGGCAACGCGACGGATGAGTTCGGGGCTGACTCCTTCTGTGAGTGGGTAAATCGGCACGACACGACCAATCCGATCCGACTCAATTCTATCCTGGGTGTGTTCCAGGACTTCAATCTCAAATTGTTCTAACGTGAGACCGTATTTGCCGCGCTTGACCACGCCTGAAGCTGCCACCGTAGAGCCTTGAGGATATAAGCGTTTTTGTTGCTCTTGCCAGCCGCGATTGCTATAGCGCTTGCCCGTCCAGAAACGATTCAACTTGATCTGTCCCGTACGATCCCGCAAGATAATCTCGACAATGGTTAAATTGGGATTTTTGGGACTGGTAAAGCAGTTAAAGCGGTGGATCGTACCAATCACGGTGACGGTATCGCCGTCGTTCAGGTGGGTGATCGCGATCTGCCGCGCGTAGTCGATGTGATCGCGAGGATAGTAGTGCAGGACATCTTCTACCGTGTATAGTTCTAGACGCTCCAGTCTAGCAGCCACGTGCACTCCCACCCCTTCAACGTATTGCAGTGGCGTGTCAAGGGAGAGCGATTTTCTCGTAGTTGTGACTAGTGCCTCGGTTTTAGGTTTTTTCTCTTTTAGGGGTGGCGGGGAGGACTCAGCAATCTCGCGGCGGCGCACTTCGTAGAGCAATCGTCGGGTTTCCGCTACGAGATGCTGGCGATCGCCTAGAGGTAATTCGTTGTATTTGCTGTAGGCACTGGCGAGGGTATAGGCGCGATCGCGTTCGGATTGTTCCCACTGCTCGTCATCCACAGCATCTCCTAAGCTCTGGTGTAAAAATTCGGCGAAATAATATTGCTTGCCCTGCAAGTTATTGAACCCTCTTTCTGCTTCCACAGTCAGAGCTTGTTGCAAGCGATTTATGTTTATGGATTCAGGACTTTCCATCAAGAGATTCAGACAACTCAGAGAATGGTTAAATAGGTATCAGTAGAGCTAATAGGCAAAAACTTTAGCGTTTGATGCTTCAGATCGATTTCAATGCCCAAAGTTTCGAGCGGAATTACACCCAATAGGGCATTTTTACCGCCAGGCAGTTCGAGACATTCAAACGTGCCTTCGCGATCGCCTAGAAATATTTTGGCATCTTGAAAGATGCGAGCTTTGCTAATGCCCGTTGCAGTGGTTACATCAACCTCTTTCAGCAGCTTTAAACCTAGCTTGGCGATCGCGTCAGATGGCAAGCATAACGTCGTCGCTCCCGTATCGATTAGTACATCTTCTAGCACGATGGATCGGATTTGGTCGGGCGCGATCGTACCATCCTCAAACCGAATTTGGTCGGCACGATTGGTTATTGTTAGGGTAACCAGAACTTTGCCCATTTCTTGTTCGATTGGTAGTGGCATTTCTACCTCCTCGCTCCCAACGGTGTTTCTGCATAACTAGGATAACGCATTAACTTGCTTCCTAGGGCGACCGCCCTTTTTACCATTTTCCCGCGCCGCCTTTGATTTTGCCTTTGAGGTTGACTGCCCTCCTTTCTTACCCAATTCTGACATCCATATCTTTGTGCCGAAGATACCTGCCACAAGCCCTGGGATGCTAAAGTCTGCATCCAGGCTTTCCCAATGAACGCTGCTACCAGAAGCTGATATCCACACAT includes:
- a CDS encoding thioredoxin family protein yields the protein MSAIEVEILGTGCKKCQQLAANAKEAIAKLGIDAEVIHITDVVEITKRGVMSTPAFAVNKTVISQGQIVSPDRIQQRLQELIS
- a CDS encoding DsbA family protein encodes the protein MQPIHISYFSDVLCIWAYISQIRLDELVTNFQDKIAIDYHFVSIFGNAREKLENRWRDRGGLQGYSEHVREVAKKFDHITVHPDIWTNVAPPSSMSCHLFLHAVQLLEMKGIVEPSEKMFEKATWAFREAFFTKLANVCDREVQYKIAQELELPIAAIQAQIDSGEAHALLSKDFEQAKEHTVTVSPTLIFNEGRQRLNGNVGYRAIEANIRELLHNPPDEASWC
- a CDS encoding T3SS (YopN, CesT) and YbjN peptide-binding chaperone 1, which encodes MQFQTPAQEACYDKIALWMREIFGKFPCARQDVPGLGLFMGSALVEVLIFPWGEDDATINARSYVVTDIERKPDLMRFLLEENARMIFGAFGLDVNGDIIFEHSIVGSTCDKKELESSVRAVLEIADEYDDKIVAQWGGQRALDRIR
- a CDS encoding permease, with the translated sequence MFDPFYPFDWLATQLVVQLFRLPIDSHLGSSLHFFFYDVPKVLTLLIVISFTIGTIEGLLPPEKVKNWLSGKRTILGNIMAATVGIVTPFCSCSAVPLFIGLLEGGVPVGVTFSYLISAPMTNEIAIALLWGLFGLKVTLIYISFGVTLAIFSGYIIGQLKLEHWVEPFVWEMQKVRSLENVNGNSPLPTQINWKHEFQQGWYAAREILQTVWLYVVIGIGVGAVIHGLIPTELVVQWAGRGNPFAVPIAVLIGAPLYANIAGVLPITEALVNKGMPLGTVLAFTMSVTAISFPEMVILRKVLCPQFLIVFASLVIIGIITIGYLFNAVI
- a CDS encoding efflux RND transporter permease subunit, giving the protein MNSEPKGHQHASLQHHKLGFVGNLAKKFIDSKLTPLIILMALLLGIGATLILPREEEPQITVPMADVFVQMPGASAKDVEQRVTAPMEKLIKELPGVEYVYSTSRPGSSLVIVRFLVGQNTEDSIVRLYNKLYANFDKIPPGASQPLIKSRSIDDVPVLTLTLWGEQATGAELRQIATQLDEQIKQIPDVSETTIIGGQKRQLRVDLDPIRLNAFGLTPLEISKALQSQNTELASGALSKNNQSFLVRTQSFIRSAVDAEGLTIAVANNRPVYLRDVATVTDGLEEPASYVFFGRGSTRSEEHKNKKEQATENTGETEAVTIAIAKRGGANAIQVSHRVLHKLEQIERNYIPKNVHLTVTRDYGETAAERSNELLFHMAIAIGSVTLLMWVAMGKKEAIVVAVSIPVTLSLTLASFVFYGFTLNRVTFFALIFSIGILVDDAIVVVENVGRHLELPANKTRLKLSANRRRTLKQIVLESVDEVGNPTILATATVIAAILPMAFVGGLMGPYMRPIPLGASAAMIFSALVAFIVVPWTTMRVFTGSSHADRDRAEDVLSRMYRRFMYPLVHYPKRGTTFLIATALALVLIVGGLAGFRLVILKMLPFDNKSELQVVIDMPEGSTLEQTAKVTREMGQYLVTIPEVVHYQSYVGTASPYNFNGLVRHYFLRSGSNVADIQVNFLPKGDRHLQSHDIAKTMRPKLKEIADRYGARLQVAEIPPGPPVLQTLVTEVYGPDYKEQIALAKQIYQLYRSTDGVVDANWYVEAPQTDYRLAIDREKAALNGITAAQISEVLQMSLSGQNVGLLHDENAREDVAIHLRFSQSSRTSLDDLKSLNLKGASGNLVPLSALVKTETTTADTSIYHKNLQPVVYILGDVSGRVESAVYAMLDLQPKIDKLIPATGAKIQTYLTEQPQNTETYAIKWDGEWQVTYEVFRDLGIAFAVVMVLIYALVVGWFQSFTTPLAIMVAIPFSLVGIMPAHWLMGSFFTATSMIGFIAGAGIVVRNSIILVDFIELRLQEGMPLEEAVIDAGAVRFRPMLLTAAAVIVGSAIILTDPIFQGLAISLMAGEVASLLLSRSAVPILYYKLWHHRKSNYKNFERDEGSETIARLAPSSDRPIGSSSQYPLE
- a CDS encoding aspartyl protease family protein; translated protein: MPLPIEQEMGKVLVTLTITNRADQIRFEDGTIAPDQIRSIVLEDVLIDTGATTLCLPSDAIAKLGLKLLKEVDVTTATGISKARIFQDAKIFLGDREGTFECLELPGGKNALLGVIPLETLGIEIDLKHQTLKFLPISSTDTYLTIL
- the recG gene encoding ATP-dependent DNA helicase RecG — encoded protein: MESPESININRLQQALTVEAERGFNNLQGKQYYFAEFLHQSLGDAVDDEQWEQSERDRAYTLASAYSKYNELPLGDRQHLVAETRRLLYEVRRREIAESSPPPLKEKKPKTEALVTTTRKSLSLDTPLQYVEGVGVHVAARLERLELYTVEDVLHYYPRDHIDYARQIAITHLNDGDTVTVIGTIHRFNCFTSPKNPNLTIVEIILRDRTGQIKLNRFWTGKRYSNRGWQEQQKRLYPQGSTVAASGVVKRGKYGLTLEQFEIEVLEHTQDRIESDRIGRVVPIYPLTEGVSPELIRRVAIQCLPVAHKLPDPVPEKLQQDYNLIGLSTAVAQIHYPDDSEKLDAAIARLSFDKYFYRRLVSLYRRQQQQAIHFVPQSQLIEQLDKILPFQLTGAQQRAIAEIRGDLQGDTPMNRLVQGDVGSGKTIVAVYALLSAIEAGYQTALMAPTEVLTEQHYRKIVDWFSQLNLPVELLTGSTKASKRKEILRQLATGELPLVIGTHALIQDSVDFNQLGLVVIDEQHRFGRDQRSRLLQKGVDPHVLIMTATPIPRTLYLTNSEIDVSIIDELPPGRQPVQTTILRPSQRRDAYELMRREIAKGHQVYVVLPLVEESEKMEDVKAAVEEREHLQSIVFPNFQVGLLHGKMTSAEKDEAITQFRDRKTQILVATTVVEVGVDIPNASVMAIEHAERFGLAQLHQLRGRVGRGAAQSYCLLMSGSKTEAAQERLRVLEQSQDGFFIAERDFQMRGKGKDEGTEQSGHSGFSIDDRLSDEAARQEIYQIAREAAERIIKKDPTLDSFPQLKAEFDRHYQRLQGGSIFT